The sequence CGTAAAGACCCCATATGTTAGCCCGATAGTTTATCTTGTGTGGCGGAACGCTGTGCTTTTCTCCATGTCTTGCTAAAAATACAATTTCCTCATTTTTGTAAGTTCCAATTTTTACTTTAACTTCCCCATAAGGGGTTTTCACTTTTTCTTCCCTTATATTTTCAAGAAGTTTTGGATCGTAAACTCCAGACCCGCCTATTATTGCTATTTTTACCATCAGTACCACCAGAAAAAGTTTGAAGAACAAGGATTTAAAGCTAATGCCTCAAAATCACAATAATTCCAAGAGAATACTACCTCGAGATTGACTTGACAAAGTATCACTACTTGCATCCTCTCCTTGAGGAAATCAAAGAGGGAAAAGCAAAGCTTGGTGGCTTGTTTTTATTTCCAGACAAACTCGTCCTAAACTTTGTGAAAACTGTAGAATACTTTGAGCCAAGAGACTGGATGAGTATAGACATAAACCTGACAAACGTTACAGTCCTCGCTGGATTAACAGTTTACAGGTTTGACACTAGGGAGCTTTATCACGTTCACAGAGTTTACGAGGAGAAGAGGCAGAAAATTCAAAAAATTTCCGCATGGAATAGAAGATTGAGCACAGAGCTGCTGAAAAAGTACTTCGGAAGGGAGAAAAACCGAGCAAGAGATTTCTTGCACAAGTTATCTAATAAAATTGTTGAAATTGCTAGGGAAAACGGATGGGTATAATCCTTGAGGAAATCCTTGAGGACTTGAATGACATAAAGGAGAGGGTTTTGAACGGTTCAAAGAGTTTGAATAGGAAGCTTTCCAAGTGGAATGCTCGTGAACTGCAAAGATTAATTGAGTACAAGGCGAGGTGGTTTGGTGTTCCGGTTGTTTATGTTAATCCGAGGAATTCTTCCCGGGTTTGCCCCGCATGCGGGGGGTTGGCTAATACCCCAAGAGGGGTGGTTAATGAAGTGTTCCTGTGGCTTTATTGAGGATAGGGATTTTATTGCTGTTTTGAACCTTCGGATGTGGGGCTCAGGGGTTACCCCGAAAGGGCTAGAGGTTTCGAGGGCTTCAACGCCCAATGAAGGGCCAATGAAGACCAACCCCTACGGGATCATGGCAGTAGAAAAACAAAGAATTGGGATGAAATTCCATAAAATTACACTAACTTCCCCGTAGGGAGAACCCCCTTGAAATCAAGCAAAAACATCTTAACAATTTTGCGATTTTTATTCATAAAAGACGGAAAGGAATACGTCAAAAAACGAACTAGCTGAGTTCATCATAAACTACGCTAACAACCTCGCCATCGTCTAACGAGACAAAGCTGACCTTTATTTTTTTACCAGTTTTTGGATCTACTACAATAAAATCAGGTTTCTTAAGGTATTCACTTGAAGGAACGCGCCAAACATCGTCGTAATGGAGTTTTAGTTCCTTCATAAACTTCTTTAAATCTTTCTTAATCATCGTAGGCATAGGTATCACCAATGGATTATACAACTTCAAAGTATAAAAGGCTTTCTAATCGATGCTTGTCAAGAATAATATCGTCAAATGCCTATATGCACAGCATGCTCCCCCGAGGAACTCCTAACTCCCTTGTCACCGACGAACATTTGGCCTTTAGCAGATGAAAAACACGCTTATCCTTGATTTCGCTAAGGGTTTCAAAGCCAGTTGAAATTATTGTTCCAAGTTAATCGAACCTCGCAGCTTTTTCCAGATGAGGGAAGTTTTCCCTGATCTTTTTCAAAAAGAGCCTGTCAAAGTAGATTTCACCGCAGTTGTCGGTAAAATACAGCAAAACCCTAACATTTTCAAGCTTTTTAAAGAGCTCCTCCGAGCGGTCTAAATAAAGCTCCTCTTTAACCAGCTCCATTACATCTTTCTTGTAGCTAACGGCAAAATCAATAACATTTCCCACTATTGCAAGTTTCAACGCGGTTTTGAGGTCAATTTCTGTACTGCTCTCGATTTCATTCAAAACTTTTTCTGCCCGCTTATTGAAAGCTTCTTTATAGACTTTAAATGGGTCCCGAACCCTAAGGAATGCATAGAGTTCAAGAAATCTTACTGGAGATTATCGCGGGTATCGAGTCTTCCTCAAGCTTTCCCATGAGCTTTGCACTGAAAATGGCAGCTTTCTTTCTCTTTGCTAAGTCTTCTGTTGCAATCTCAATATCCTTTGACGTTGGTTTGCAATACATGTGAAGCATTCATAGTGAATCTTCATGCCTACCTCCTCAAGGTTCGCAATAGGTTTAAAAAGCATTGACCGAACATTTGTTCGGTGGTGATTGTGGAGGTAATAGAGAAGGCAAAATTCGGGAAGTTCCATTACATACTTCTTGCCATACTTGGAACGGTATGGGCATTTATAGCAGTGAACACTCTATCCGTAAGCTTTGTCATTCCTTTACTAAGCAAAGAGCCGGCATTTCAGGGAAGCCTGAGCAAACTTGGGGCAATGGGCTCTGCGGCATTGTGGGGAATGCTCTTTGGTGCATGGTTTTTTGGTATAGTTGCAGATTACATAGGAAGAAGAAACGCTTTAGCAATAGCAGTTTCGCTTTTTGGACTGGGAAGCGTTGTGAGTAGCTTCGCTAATAGCTTAGATCAGCTTATTGCTCTTAGGTTTATAGTTGGGCTCGGACTGGGGGGAGCCTTACCCGTTGCAAGCTCTTACTTTGCCGAGTTCATGCCCGCAAAAATCAGGGGTGCTATGATATCCATTTTGGAAAGCTTCTGGGCCATCGGCACAATAATAATAGGGATAGTCGCAATCCTCTTAAAAGCTAGCTGGAGGAGCATACTTCTATTTGGTGGGAGCGTATTGGTTTTGCTACCGCTGATACTCTGGCTCCCAGAGTCCCCAAGATTTTTAGCCCTCAAAGGAAAAACAAAAGAAGCTGAGAAAGTTATAGAAAGAATATTTGGAAGAAAAGCTGAAGTCAAAGTGCAAGAAAGCAAGCAGGTAAAGGTAACAATAATAGAGTTATGGAAGAAGTACGGCAAAACAACACTAATGCTTTCAATTGCATGGTTCAGCATAGCTTTCGCTTACTACGGCTTTTTCATATGGCTTCCAAAGTTTTTAGCGGCAACCTTGGAGATAACTGTCTTCAAGAGCTTTCAGTACTTTATAATAACCGCCGTAGCCCAGCTGCCAGGATACTGGAGCGCAGCTTATCTCCTTGAGAAGATAGGAAGAAAGAAAACACTTTCCGCTTATTTGCTGCTTTCGGGCTTAGCTGGAGTAATGTTCTATTACTACGCCAGTTCGGGAAACGTATATGCGATACTCACAAGCGCAGTTCTCTTCAGTTTCTTCAACCTCGGAGCATGGGGGGCTATATACGCCTACACTCCTGAGCTTTATCCAACAGAAATCAGGGGAACCGGAGCAGGATGGGCTGGAGGAATGGGAAGAATCGGAGGAGGGTTAGCTCCAATACTGGCCGGAAAAATTATGGAATCTTCAACCGTTGGAGTAGCAGTGCTAGTAATCGCCGTGATTTCGATTGTGGGAGCCTTGGACGTTTTTGTCCTTGGAAAAGAAACTAAAGGAACGGAATTAATATAGGATGTCCAGGAATTCAAGCTCGTCAATTATGGGCTTTCTTTTTCTTTTTTTCAAGCTCCCTCATATAGAGGTAATCATAAAGCTTTGATATTATCTCCATTTCTCTCACCTCCTTTCTTTTTTGAGCTCTCACTCGAATATTATTAAATTAATCAGTTTAAAAACATTTTGAGGCCTTTTTTTAGCTATGAATGAGCACCAAAATACAAAACTCCCGTAAAAAAGGCAGGATGACTATGTTTAAGGTTCAATGCACATATTTTGACAATTAAAAGAGCTCTTCGGAGATTTCTTTCTTCAAATGGATACGTCAATACAATGATTAAAGACCTAAGGATTATAAACCTACGAACAGCCTTACATATGGTGGAGAAAAATGGTACTGGACAAACTCGGCCAGTCACTCAATAATGCCCTGAGAAAACTCGCGCGTGCAAGCAGCGTTGATGAGGCCCTCGTGAGAGAGGTAGTTAGAGATATCCAGAGAGCTCTGCTTACGAGTGATGTTAACGTTCGTCTCGTTCTTGACCTTACTAAGAAGATTGAAAAAAGGGCTTTAGAAGAAAGGCCACCGGCTGGAGTTTCCAAAAAGGAGCATATAATCAAGATAGTTTATGAAGAGCTAACTAATTTTTTGGGAAAGGAGGCAAAGCCCATAGAAATAAAAGAAAAACCCACTGTTCTCTTAACGGTTGGTATTCAAGGATCTGGAAAAACCACAAGTGTGGCAAAACTTGCGAGGTACTTCCAAAAGCATGGGTATAAAGTCGGCCTTGTGTGCTCTGATACTTGGCGTCCAGGGGCTTATTCCCAGCTAAAACAGCTGGTAGAGCCATATGGAATTGAGGTTTTTGGAAACCCTGAGGAAAAAGATGCAGTGAAGCTTGCTAGAGAGGGAGTAGAGCAATTCAAGAAGAAAGGTGTAGATGTAATAATAGTTGACTCCGCAGGAAGGCACAAGGAAGAAAAAGGACTCATAGAGGAGATGAAACAAATAAGCGAAGCAATTAACCCTCATGAGGTCATCTTGGTAATCGACGGAACAATTGGACAGCAGGCATACAATCAGGCGTTGGCCTTTAAGGAAGCAACCCCCATAGGCTCTATAATCGTTACCAAGCTCGATGGTTCGGCAAAGGGTGGAGGTGCCCTCTCTGCTGTTGTAGCCACTGGAGCCCCGATAAAGTTCATCGGTGTAGGCGAGAAGATAGATGATTTGGAACCCTTTGACCCGAAGCGTTTTGTCTCAAGGCTTTTAGGATTGGGAGACATTCAAGGCTTACTTGAGAAGTTCGAAGAGCTTAGCAAGGAGACTGAGTTCACAGAAGAAGACGTTGAAAAATTCTTGAAGGGGAAGTTTAGCCTCAAAGACATGTATGCCCAGCTAGAAGCGATGAGAAAAATGGGACCACTGCAGCAAATACTAAAGATGATCCCCGGATTGGGATACTCCATTCCAGACGAAGTTATTAAGGTCAGTGAAGAGAGATTGAAAAAGTTTAAGGTCATCATGGACTCTATGACAGAAGAAGAGCTTGAAAATCCTGAGATAATAAACTATTCAAGAATTAAGAGAATAGCGAGAGGTTCTGGAACAAGCACAAAAGATGTGAAGGAATTGCTCAATCAATACAAGCAAATGAAAAAATTCTTTAAGGGTATGGACAAAAGAAAATTGGCCAAGATGGCCAGGAAGTTCAACTTTGGAGGGTTAGGCATATGATAGAGGCTTTTGTTCTAATTATTGTAAAGCCCGGAAATGAGGATAAGGTTTATGAGAAGCTAAAGGGCACCCCACAGGTAAAGGAGATATACAAGGTCTACGGAGAATATGACATAATTGCGAGGATTGAGGTAGAGAACATTAAAGAGCTGGATCACTTTCACGATGAAATTTTAAGAAGAATAAACGAGATAGAGATGACCGAAACGTTAATAGCAAGCTCCTACAGGGGTTGAGGTGATAGAGTAGTGAAGAAAAGGTGGGTAGCAACAATAAATTTGGAAAGCCTGCGGGTTGAAAGCGACCCCTCTTTTAGATTTAAATGCCTCCAGTGTGCCCGCTGTTGCATGAACCTTGAGGTACCTCTTAGAGACGAGGACATCACAAGGATAGAGGATATTGGATTTAACGCGTGGGAATTTGTAGATTATGAAAAGATGTTCTATAGGGGGGACAAATTTCTGGGGTACGGAATTAAGAAGAGACCATTTGATGATGCCTGCGTTTTTCTGGGAGAAGATGGAAAGTGTAAGATATATCCCAACCGACCATTGGCATGCAAGCTCTACCCCTTTATCCTAGTCAAGCACGGGTTTACAATCGATGTATACGTAAAGGAAGATTCATTCTGTAAAGGTGTCAACCATCCAGATGGAGACCCCATAGACTTGGACTTTGTAATGAGGTATTTTGGTGAGGTAATATCCGAATATCGACAAAAAATGGGAATTTCCAACCACCAAAATAAACCAGCAAATCTTACAATTTGACCCAAAACCGAAACTTATTTATACATTTTCTTGTCAATGTTATCTTACCAGCAGGAGGTGAGAGCTTGAGTCAAATAGAAGCAGTTAAAGAGAAACTTCGCGTCATCAGGATTTTAAGGCTTCTAAAAAAGAGCTACACCTATGAGGAGCTCTCAAGGATTACTGGACTCCCCATAACGGTACTTAACAGATACGTTAGGGGGAAGGTGCTCCCAAGTACCAAACGTGCTAAAGAACTAATAGAGATTCTTTCTCCTTATGTGAATCTTGAGGAAGAAGTTAGAAAGAGAATAGTTTTTGATAAGCATGGATTGTTTGATAACCTGAAAATCCTCAGCGATACAGATTTAATGAGTCTTATTGCTGAAAATGTTGCCTCAAAGTACATGGAAATAGACATAGACAAAATATTAACGGCTGCAACGGATGGTATTCCTTTAGCAGTCCACATCGGAAACGAGCTTGGAGTAGATGTAGTCTACGCAAAGAAAAAGAAAGAAGTTGGTGTTGAGAAGTTTTACGAGGTCAATTATGTCTCAAGTTCTTCGGGAAGCGTTATGACGCTTTATCTCCCTTCTTGGGCCATTAAAAAAGGAGACAAAGTCCTCATAGTCGACGACGTTGTGAGGAGTGGAGAAACTCAAAGGGCCCTCATAGAGATGTGCAGGCAGGCAACTGCAACGCCTGTAGGAATGTTCTTCCTTATAAGTGCCGGCAATGCAATAGACAGAATAAAGGAAGAATACAACATCCCTGTGGAAGTTATGGTAAGGCTTTGATCCTTCATTATTTATTATTTGGAGGACTTCAAATGGAGAATTTAGAAAACGAAGATAGATTCATGATATATAATGTGGACGGAAAAAGCATAATGGTGAAAGCAAGGCTCAGTGAAGAGTTTGACTTTGTTTGCAGTGAAGAAGAATGTGGGAAGAGGCTGGAGCTCCACGGTGTTATAAAAATTGTGCCTCTTCAAGAATATTGGAAAGTCCTAAAAGAGACTGTGAACGAAAATGAGGAATTTCACGTTATAGAAACCCTAAATCCCATACCGCTTATTTTCGAAGGCACAGTAAATGGAAAAAGAGTAAAGCTACCAGTTGAAACTCTGCAGAGCCTAGCAAGAAGATTCGTGAGAAATTTCCTAGACCTTTAGCGTTAAGTCCTCTTTAACTATATCCATCGCGACATGAGTGTACGTCTTTTCCACGCCATCTATTCTCAAAAGCTTTTTGACGAATTTATTCATATCTTCCCTTCCTTTGAATTTTGCAATGACTATTATGTCATACTCTCCCGTAACATCGTAAACGCACACCACATGGGGGTCTTTGGCTATTTCCTTTTCAATATCAATGATTCTCTTTCCTTGAGCTTTAACCCCAATTATCGTCGTAAGGTCATACCCCAGCTTAGCGTAATCTAACTTTGGAGCAAATCCCAGGATTACACCCTCTTCCTCGAGCCTCTTTATCCTGTTATATACTGTTCCCACGGCAACTCCGACTTCTTTCGCTATCTCTCTATAGGAAAGCCGGGCATCTTTTTGAAGAATGGAAATTATTTTTCTATCCAGCTCATCCACCATCAGCCACACCAGTGAAACTTTTAAGAGGGAGTTTAAATACCCTTTGATTTTTGTTAAATTATTTTGTTTAACAAAAGGTTTATAAATCGACAAGAGAGGATAAAAAACGGGAATGGACCGGTAGCCTAGCCAGGATAGGGCATCGGCCTCCTAAGCCGAGGGTCCGGGGTTCAAATCCCCGCCGGTCCGCCATAAATTCGTTTCTTGATCAGGTTTTAAAGTTCTGAAGCAAGAAAAAAGATTTTTACTAAGAAGAGCTCAAAAAACTGTTCTGTCTCAGATGTGATGGCCATCATCACCCTTCAGTGCCGGGCTCGACCATCATCGACATTGATACATATTCCCAGAAACTTAAGAGTTTTTCGACAAAGTTAAAAACTTCTACAAGGATTCTTTTCTGGTGATGCTCATGATCAAAATCAAAGTCATTGGGAGAAAAATAGAGAAAGAGCTGGAGTATCAAGAGGGCATGAAAGTCAAAGACGTCCTAAGGGCAGTAGGATTCAACACAGAAAGTGCCATAGCCAAGGTAAACGGAAAAGTTGCCTTAGAGGATGATCCCGTTAAAGACAACGATTACGTTGAAATCATCCCAGTAGTGTCTGGAGGATAAACGGCTTCCCCAAATTCTTCCAAATTTTGAAGAACTGCTTCAGCCAAAAGAATAAATGGTTGAAAGAAAGAAATCATCCAAGCCTTTCTTTCATGAACTTCTCTAAGTTGTCCATGGCCTCTTCTAAGACAGGCACTGGTGGTAGGAATATTGAGCGGAAGTGCATTTCTCCACCTTCTCCAAAGCCAGATCCATGAACAAAGAGCACATGGGCGTTGTGAAGCACGTCAAGGACGAACTCCTTGTCACTCTTCCATGGTCCCTCTTCAATCTTGGGGAAGATGTAGAATGCTCCCTGGGGCTTTTGTGTGCTTATTCCAGGCATCTCGCTAAGGCGCTTGTAGATGTAGTCTCTCCTCTCTTTGAGCTTCGCCATGTACTCCTCAAGGTAGTCCATGGGGCCCCTAAGCCCTGCTATTGCCGCTTTTTGAGCTGGGGTGTTCGGACAGATCCTTATCCTTGCGAGCTTCCCTATAGCTTCTCTAACTTCGGCAAGTTTGTTCTCTGGGTCTACGAAATACATGTAGCCTAATCTCCATCCCGTTGCGAAGTAAATCTTCGAGAGACCGTTCATGACGATAACGGGAACGTCTTTAGTTAGGGAACCCGGAGAAACGTGCTTTCCTTCGTAGGTCATGAGGTCATAGATTTCATCGCTTATTATTGGCAAATCATACTCTCCGGCGAGGTCAATTATCTCCTTAAGGGTCTTCTTTTCGTAGAGGGCTCCAGTTGGGTTGTTTGGGTTTATAACGGCTATTGCCTTGGTTTTGTCGGTTATCTTTTTCCTCATATCGTCTATATCCGGTTGCCATCCTTCCTCTTCAATGGTTCTGTAGGCCTTGGGCACGCCACCATAAAACTTAACTAAGCCGACATACGGCGGATAGCTTGGGCCGGGGATCAATATCTCTTCGCCTCCATCGATAAGGGCGCCAAAGATAAATTGCAAGGCTTCAGTAACAGCCGCTGTAACTTGGACATCTTCGGGGGTAATATCAACACCGTTCTTTTTCTTTTCCCTCTCAACGATAGCCTCTCTAAGCTCTCTATCTCCCTCACTATCGCCATAATAGTTGTGTCCTTCCATTATTGCTTCACAGTATGCCTTTTTCATATGCTCTGGTGGCTGAAAATCAAACTTCACCGGATCACCGATGTTGAGCTTGATAATTTTTATTCCTTGCTTTTCAAGCTCCCTTGCGGGCAAAACAACATCCCTAATGGCATATTCAATACTCATTGCCCGTTTTGACGCTTTAATCATAGCCACACCTCCCATGTATGTCAGAATATATTAGTCTTACAAGCATAAAAGTTTTTTCCAAAATTACGGGTGGGGTTTAAAGATAGCTTTAAAAGATGAGAAGCATAGCTATTTCAGGCGATGACGATTAGCAAGCATACTGAGAAGTGATGACGTGAACACCCTCCGAGCCCTTCTATTTTTCAAAATGAAGCAAAAAGGAGCTTAAAATAGTGCGCCGTATTTGTAGAATATTTGGCAAGTTCCTTCGTAAGAAACCATGCAAGGCCCCACGGGATTCCTTGGAGTGCATTTCTTTCCAAACAGAGGACATTGCGTCGGCAATGCTAACCCTCTAAGTATGGCTCCGCATATACATCCCTTCTCTAGATCAGGCAGCTCTGGAGGCTTGACCTTATAAAATGTCCTTATCTCATAGTCTTTGTATTCCTTCTTGAGCTCCAGTCCGCTTTTTGGTATTACTCCCAATGCCCTCCACTTAGCATCAACGACGTCAAAGAGAGCCTTTATAGTTTTCTGGGCTTCAACGTTACCCTCATATTTTACGACCCTCGTGTACTGGTTCTCTATCTTTACTTCCCCTTTTCTTATCATTCTAAGGAGCATGAAAACGCCCATAAGGAAGTCAACAGGTTCAAAACCCGCAACCACCTGAGGAACTCCGTATTCTGTGGTTATGTACTCCCATCCCTTGACCCCTATTATCGTGGACACGTGCCCGGGATCAATAAGGCCATCAAAAACTGTCCCCTGCTTAATCAATGCTTCCACGGCAGGTGGAGTTAAACGGTGTACTGAATAAATCTTAAAGTTCTCTATTCCCCTATCGATTGCTTCCTTTAGTATTCCAGCCGCAGGAGCGGTTGTTGTTTCAAACCCGGGAGAAAAGTGAACCACGAGCTTATCTTTCTCTTTCAGTGCTATCTTATAGGAGTCATAAATCGAGTAAACAATTCTAACATCAAAACCCTCGCTCCTTAAGTCGGCAAAACTCCCCATTGCAGTGGGAATTTTATACATGTCCCCAAAGGTTGTGAGAATTATCTCTTCCCCTTCTTCCTTTGCCATGCGCATTATTTCCATCATTGTTGCAATGTCCTCGGCAGGAGTTATACAAACGGGACACCCTGGGCCGCTCATTACCTTAACGTTCTCCGGCAGAAGTGAGCGTATTCCACTCCTTGTTACCGTATCTTCATGCGTTCCACACACGTGCATTAACTTTACTTCCCTGCCTATCCTCTCTGCTTCTCGTTTTATTCCTTGGAGAATCTTCTGAGCTAGCTCTTTATCCTGAAAGATCGAAAGCTCCATGCTCACTCCTCCATAGCTTTCATGACCTCTTCCCAGGCTTTCAAGCTTTCCAAAGCAGCTTTCTCATCAAGTTTTTCAATGGCAAATCCAGTGTGGACTATAACGTAATCGCCAACTTTAACATCCTTCACGAAGTCTATGCGCGCTTCTCTCCTAACCCCGCCAAAATCAACTATTGCAACGTTATCCTTAATTTCAATTACTTTAGCCGGCATCGCCAGACACATTTTCTCCACCTAATCAAAACTTATAGAAGGGAGTTTTTAAACTCTTTTTAAACCATAGGTTGTTCACGAACCCGTGTATCATAGAAGCCCTATTTCAATCAGGGTCTTCTCTATGTCCCTAATGGCTTCTTCATCAAGGGGCAAAGCCGGCATTCTTGGATAGCCGACTTCAAGGCCAAGCATCCTCATAGCCTCTTTTATCGCACTTATCTGGTTGTACTTTTTGACAACAACCTCGTTGAGGTAGTTTATCATGATCTGCAGCTTTCTTGCCCTCTCATACCTCTTTTCAAGAAATGCGTTGTAGAGTTCAACGCAAAGTCTCGGGGCAACGTTTGCAACCGCAACAACCGCCCCATGTGCTCCTAAGACCCATGAGGGATACATAACATCCGCAGTCCCCGCTAAAATGCTTATCTTATCCCCAACTCTTCTTATAAGCTCTGTTATTCTTCCTATTGATCCGCTTGAGTCTTTTATTCCAACTATATTGGAATGCTCATTCACGAGCTTTTCAATGACTCCCAAATCTATGTTGATTGTGGTGAACTTTGGAACGTTATAGAGCAGAATTGGAGCTTCCACCTCGTAGGCAATTCGGGAGTAATGGGCGAAGAGCTCCCTTTTGTCAGGCTTGAAGTAGTAAGGCGGGGCTATTAAGAGGGCATCCACTCCGATATCCCAGGCTTCCTTTGCAAGCTTTATCGTTTCTCTGGTTGAATTTTCAGCGACACCGGCTATGACGGGGATTGGCGATTCTTCTCGAACAATCTTAAGAACCCTAAGCTTTTCTTCAAAACTTAGATATGGGAACTCTCCGTTGCTTCCCAAAGTTACCAAGCCGTTTAGTCCAGCATCTGCAAAATAGTGGACAAGCTCACGCAGCATTTCTTCGTTTATTTTCTCTTCATCGTCAAACGGGGTCACATGGGGGACAAAAACTCCTTCAAACATAGGCATCAATTTAAAAAGGGACTTTACCTAATTAAACCTTACGGTGAAAAGGGATGAGATGCTTGGTAATCGGACACCTAACCCACGATATCATAATAAAAAACGGAAGGAAAACTGAGGGAATTGGGGGAGGAGTTTATTATTCATCCCTTGCACTTTCAAAGTTCTGCGAGGTTGTAGTTTTGACTAAAGTTGGGAAGGACTTTCCGATTGAGTGGCTTGAAGAGCTCGAATCTTATGGAATATCCACGATAATAATCCCCTCCGAAAAAAGCACAACATATGAGCTCCTCTATCTAGGCGAAAACACCAGACAGCTTAAGCTCCTCTCCAGAGCGGATTCATTTACTCTTGATGAGATACCCAAGGAAAAGTTCGACCTCGTACTGCTAAACCCGGTCGCAAATGAAATCCCACAGGAAGCCCTAA comes from Thermococcus aggregans and encodes:
- the dapA gene encoding 4-hydroxy-tetrahydrodipicolinate synthase; translation: MPMFEGVFVPHVTPFDDEEKINEEMLRELVHYFADAGLNGLVTLGSNGEFPYLSFEEKLRVLKIVREESPIPVIAGVAENSTRETIKLAKEAWDIGVDALLIAPPYYFKPDKRELFAHYSRIAYEVEAPILLYNVPKFTTINIDLGVIEKLVNEHSNIVGIKDSSGSIGRITELIRRVGDKISILAGTADVMYPSWVLGAHGAVVAVANVAPRLCVELYNAFLEKRYERARKLQIMINYLNEVVVKKYNQISAIKEAMRMLGLEVGYPRMPALPLDEEAIRDIEKTLIEIGLL